CGGTAACTATGCGGAGATGGAATTAAAAAGGTTGGCCGTCGTCGGCATCCGGCCGACCGGGGTTTTCGTGGTCCCAGACCGGCGGGCCGGGAATCTTGTGCGCTTCGGTGGCCCAGTCACCGAGGTCAATCAGCTTGCAGCGTTCCGAGCAAAACGGTTTGAATTTTTCGGCGGCAACCCACAGCACCGGTTTGCGGCAGGTAGGGCAGGCGACTTGCGGCGGGGATTGCGCGGCCATCAGAACATGCAGCGGGTCAAACGGAACTCGACGTCGTCCTGGGTTTGGCACGGCCGGTTTTCATCGGCCGACGGGATCATGAAGCGGATGCTGAAGCGGTGTTTGCCGCCGCTGATCTCGGCGAAACAGCGCTGCTCCGGTTGCAAAGCCACGCGCAGCAATTGCACCGGATGGTTTTTGTTGTCGAGCGCC
Above is a window of Methylomonas koyamae DNA encoding:
- a CDS encoding DNA gyrase inhibitor YacG, giving the protein MAAQSPPQVACPTCRKPVLWVAAEKFKPFCSERCKLIDLGDWATEAHKIPGPPVWDHENPGRPDADDGQPF